The proteins below are encoded in one region of Populus alba chromosome 2, ASM523922v2, whole genome shotgun sequence:
- the LOC118044127 gene encoding mediator of RNA polymerase II transcription subunit 33B isoform X2 yields MAAVSCTVWDSVLELTKSAQVKNCDPQLWAIQLSSNLNSARVDLPSMELAHLLVSHICFDNHMPITWKFLEKALSFNLVPPLLVLALLSTRVVPNRQLHPSAYRLYMELVKRHAFSFSALIAAPNYQLIMKSIDDVAHLSQIFGVQLCEPGLLLVEFVVSIVWQLLDASLDDEGLLELGAEKNSRWLCRPEGMEIDAHENFSEKRNEHHELHKVNTTMAIELIGEFLKNKLTSRLLYLARQNMPSHWGGFIEQLQLLVVHSAALRNSKHITPDAFLQLTSDTRRVLSRKCKTISQHEFHAVMFSGSLKSSVGQCRGASQSAVWLPIDLFLEDTMDGSQVTTTSAIENLISLVKALQAVNRTTWHDTFLGLWIAALRLVQRERNPSEGPVPRLDTCLSMLLSITTLVVANIIEEEESELIDETLQSPTNQRKEKQGKRRKGLITSLQLLGDYEGLLTPPQPVSSVANQAAAKATMFISGLTVSNGYSMSINDMPVNCSGNLRHLIVEACIARNMLDTSAYLWPGYVTLANQVPRSVPSQTLGWSSLMNGSPLTHSMINILVSTPASSLPAIEKIYEIAVDGSDDEKISAATILCGASLVRGWNIQEHTILFIIKLLSPPVPADYSGSESHLINYAPLLNVLLVGISSVDCVQILSLHGLVPILAGALMPICEAFGSAVPEVSWTLPTGEELSCHAVFSNAFTLLLRLWRFDHPPIDHVMGDVPPVGSHLSPEYLLLVRNSLLASLGTSTRRQLRRRRFSKILSLSVEPIFLDSFPKLKLWYRQHLECIASTFSGLVHGTPVHQIVDALLNLMFRRINRGVQPSTSTTNSGSSLSSGPGAEDAQARLKISAWDILEATPYALDAALTACAHGRLSPRELATASLATIVSYLSAEVTRGIWKPASMNGTDWPSPAVNLSSVEQQIKKILAATGVDVPSLSVGGTSLATLPLPLAALVSLTITYKLDKMSERFLTLVGPALNALAAGCPWPCMPIIASLWAQKVKRWSDYLVFSASRTVFHHNSDAVVQLLKSCFASTLGLSPPHISSNGGVGALLGHGFGSHLSGGISPVAPGILYLRVHRSVRDVMFMTEEILSLLMHSVRDIASSAWTRGAMEKLKKSKYGMRYGKVSLAAAMTRVKLAASLGSSLVWISGGLNLVQSLINETLPSWFISVHGLEQEGGESGGMVAMLRGYALAYFALFCGTFAWGVDSESAASKKRPTVLKAHLEFLASALEGKISLGCDWATAWAYTSGFVCLMVACTPKWVLEVDVDTLKRVSKGLRQWNEEELAVALLGRGGVGTMGAAAELVIEIGL; encoded by the exons ATGGCGGCGGTGAGTTGTACTGTATGGGACTCGGTACTTGAACTCACCAAGTCAGCTCAGGTCAAGAACTGCGACCCGCAACTGTGGGCGATCCAACTCAGCTCCAATCTCAACTCTGCCCGCGTTGATTTGCCCTCAATGGAGCTGGCTCACCTATTAGTCTCTCATATCTGCTTCGATAATCACATGCCCATCACGTGGAAGTTCCTCGAGAAGGCCCTCTCCTTCAACCTGGTCCCTCCTTTGCTCGTCCTCGCTCTCCTCTCTACCAG gGTTGTTCCGAATCGACAGCTCCACCCGTCTGCATATAGGCTGTATATGGAACTCGTAAAGAGACACGCCTTTTCCTTTTCAGCTCTAATCGCTGCCCCAAATTATCAATT GATCATGAAATCAATAGATGATGTTGCTCATCTTTCCCAAATATTTGGCGTGCAATTGTGTGAACCTGGCCTTCTTCTGGTTGAATTTGTCGTTTCAATCGTGTGGCAGTTACTTGATGCTTCCTTGGATGATGAAGGGTTGCTTGAACTAGGTGCAGAAAAGAATTCTAGATGGCTATGCAGACCGGAGGGTATGGAAATAGATGCTCATGAGAACTTTAGTGAGAAGAGAAATGAGCACCACGAGTTGCACAAAGTAAATACTACAATGGCTATCGAGCTAATTGGAgagtttctaaaaaataaattaacctcGAGGCTACTTTACTTGGCACGTCAAAACAT GCCTTCACATTGGGGAGGCTTCATCGAGCAATTGCAACTGCTTGTTGTGCATTCTGCAGCTTTGAGGAACTCAAAACACATAACTCCAGATGCTTTTCTGCAGTTGACATCTGACACCCGAAGGGTTTTGTCTCGAAAGTGCAAAACAATATCACAACATGAGTTTCATGCAGTCATGTTTTCAGGGTCTCTAAAATCTTCTGTTGGTCAATGCCGCGGGGCAAGTCAGTCTGCAGTTTGGTTACCTATTGATCTATTTCTAGAAGACACTATGGATGGGTCACAAGTGACGACAACTAGTGCTATAGAAAATCTTATCA GTTTGGTCAAAGCTCTGCAAGCAGTTAATCGCACCACTTGGCATGATACTTTTCTAGGCTTATGGATTGCAGCTTTACGGCTAGTTCAAAGG GAAAGAAATCCTAGTGAGGGTCCAGTACCTCGCCTTGATACATGCTTGTCCATGTTATTGTCTATTACAACCCTTGTAGTGGCTAATATTATTGAGGAAGAGGAAAGTGAATTGATTGATGAAACGCTACAGAGCCCTAccaatcaaagaaaagaaaaacaggggAAACGTCGAAAGGGTCTAATTACTTCCCTGCAGCTATTGGGTGATTATGAGGGGTTGTTGACTCCGCCTCAGCCTGTTAGCTCAGTAGCTAATCAAGCTGCCGCAAAAGCTACAATGTTTATCTCAGGTCTCACTGTCAGTAATGGTTATAGCATGAGTATAAATGACATGCCAGTCAACTGTT CTGGAAACTTGAGGCACCTGATTGTTGAGGCTTGTATTGCAAGAAATATGTTGGACACATCAGCATATTTATGGCCAGGCTATGTGACTCTTGCCAACCAAGTACCTAGGAGTGTTCCCAGTCAAACACTTGGCTGGTCGTCATTGATGAACGGGTCACCTTTAACCCACTCAATGATAAACATTTTGGTTTCAACTCCAGCTTCCAG CTTACCAGCGATCGAGAAAATATATGAGATTGCAGTCGATGGTTCTGATGATGAGAAGATATCTGCCGCTACTATTCTTTGTGGAGCCTCTCTTGTTCGTGGTTGGAATATTCAG GAACATACTAttcttttcattataaaattgcTGTCACCTCCAGTTCCTGCTGATTACTCTGGGAGTGAGAGTCACTTGATAAATTATGCTCCGCTTTTAAATGTTCTTCTTGTTGGAATATCATCCGTGGATTGCGTGCAGATTTTATCCTTACATGGTTTG GTTCCAATACTTGCTGGTGCATTGATGCCCATCTGTGAGGCCTTTGGCTCTGCCGTTCCTGAGGTCTCATGGACTCTTCCAACTGGTGAAGAACTTTCTTGTCATGCAGTTTTTTCTAATGCCTTTACACTTCTTCTGAGATTGTGGAGATTTGATCATCCACCTATTGATCATGTGATGGGAGACGTACCACCAGTGGGATCCCATCTAAGCCCTGAATACCTCTTGCTTGTAAGGAATTCCCTATTAGCGTCCCTTGGAACTTCGACCAGGCGTCAACTCAGACGTAGGAGATTCTCAAAAATTTTGAGTCTGTCTGTAGAACCCATATTCTTGGATTCTTTCCCAAAGTTGAAACTATGGTACAGGCAGCATCTGGAATGCATTGCTTCTACCTTTTCCGGTCTTGTACATGGAACCCCTGTTCATCAGATTGTTGATGCACTCCTCAATTTAATGTTCAGAAGGATAAATAGAGGTGTTCAGCCTTCGACTTCTACGACGAACTCTGGAAGTAGTCTTTCATCTGGCCCTGGTGCTGAAGATGCTCAAGCTAGGCTTAAAATATCTGCATGGGATATCTTAGAAGCAACTCCATATGCCCTTGACGCTGCTCTGACAGCCTGTGCCCATGGAAGACTCTCTCCCCGTGAACTGGCTACAG CATCTTTGGCCACCATTGTAAGCTACTTGTCAGCTGAAGTTACACGAGGCATATGGAAGCCAGCTTCTATGAATGGAACTGATTGGCCGAGCCCAGCTGTCAATTTATCCTCTGTTGAGCAGCAGATAAAGAAAATACTGGCTGCCACTGGTGTTGATGTCCCAAGCCTTTCTGTAG GGGGTACATCTCTGGCTACACTTCCTTTGCCATTAGCTGCCCTAGTAAGCCTCACAATTACTTACAAATTGGACAAAATGTCTGAAAGGTTCCTCACCCTGGTTGGCCCAGCCTTGAATGCCCTTGCTGCTGGTTGCCCCTGGCCATGCATGCCCATTATAGCCTCTCTATGGGCCCAGAAAGTTAAGCGTTGGAGTGACTACCTTGTGTTCTCTGCTTCTCGTACCGTGTTCCACCATAACAGCGATGCTGTAGTTCAGCTTCTGAAGAGCTGCTTCGCATCCACTCTTGGTTTGAGCCCCCCTCACATTTCCAGCAATGGTGGTGTGGGTGCCCTTTTAGGTCACGGGTTTGGCTCCCACTTATCTGGTGGAATCTCTCCTGTTGCCCCTGGAATTCTTTACTTACGAGTGCATCGATCTGTCAGGGATGTCATGTTCATGACAGAAGAAATTCTCTCTCTTCTAATGCACTCTGTTAGAGATATTGCAAGTAGCGCATGGACTCGAGGTGCAAtggagaaattgaagaaaagcaAATATGGGATGCGATATGGGAAAGTTTCTCTTGCTGCAGCAATGACGCGTGTCAAGCTTGCAGCTTCACTTGGATCTTCTCTAGTGTGGATATCTGGCGGATTAAATTTGGTTCAATCTTTGATTAATGAAACTTTACCCTCTTGGTTTATATCAGTACATGGATTGGAGCAGGAAGGTGGAGAATCTGGAGGTATGGTTGCAATGCTAAGGGGTTATGCACTAGCGTACTTTGCGCTATTTTGTGGGACATTTGCATGGGGTGTGGATTCAGAATCAGCAGCATCAAAAAAACGGCCAACAGTGCTCAAAGCTCACTTGGAATTTCTGGCAAGTGCTCTAGAGGGGAAAATATCGCTTGGTTGTGATTGGGCTACTGCATGGGCGTACACATCTGGGTTTGTGTGCTTGATGGTGGCCTGCACACCAAAATGGGTGCTTGAGGTGGATGTGGATACATTGAAGAGGGTAAGCAAGGGGCTGAGGCAGTGGAACGAAGAAGAACTGGCTGTAGCGTTACTGGGACGAGGTGGAGTTGGTACAATGGGTGCAGCTGCTGAACTGGTTATTGAAATTGGCTTGTAG